GAAATATCTAGACCAAGGACTCAAGGAGGGAAGGAAGATGAACCAGCCACGCGAATAAAGAAAACCCAAAACTGAAACAATGAAACAACGGGACCTTAGCTGTGGGTTTTCTACTCAGGTGTGGGGGAAAGTTTTGTCTTTGTTGCAGTTTCATAGAGCTCCTGAGGGGTTTTCAGCTGAGTTAACTTGGATCACTAAGGTCTGCAAGAAAGGGGGAAAAAGGCAGAAGCTGATAGTGCCTTTCTTTGCTGAAACAGTGTACTCTATATGGCTTAATAGTTATGATAAGGTTTACAACAATCATTGTAAGCAGCCTGCTGATTTGTTTTGAAGCAATTCAGTTTCAAGTTGCAGCCAGAGTGTCTAATGAGCTTAACTCCTTCTTGTTATATTTAAGCTGTTAGGTTTGGGTGTGTTCTGTTGGTTGTTGGGCTTTTGTGGTTCTGTGGTCAGTTGTAACTGATAGGCTAACTTGACATTGCAGAGTCTGCAGGACAGATGCAGGgcaaatgcaaatgaaatgagCTACGGGTTATGCCAGGAGCTAACTGGATCAGACCAGAATCTTCCCTATACTAGCAACATGTCGTCCAGCCTTCAACGGCCTCAGCTAAAAAGGCAATAACTGAAAAACTAAATTAACGCTGCTCCTGCAGTAAACATAAACCTAGCAACACCTAATTGGATTCCTGTTTGCCAGTACTGAGACTTAACTGTATCTGAAACTAAACCATCAAAACGTATATACTTTGAAGTATTGTTCTGGTACTCCACAAACACGCAGGTATGTGGCATGCAGCACAGGAGGTTGAAAATTACCAGAAGCATTCAAAGTACAGGGCTAAAAATGAGTTATGAATCTTATACCAAAACATTCTTACTGAGAACCCAAACCAAATTACTAGCACGACTACATTAATATGAAGAATACTAAAGCCAGTTCATCAGCACTTGAGCAGTATCACAAAAAAAAAGCATGCAAGGAAATTCGAAAACATTACTACAAGTTTCTGAAACATAGCAAAAATAAGCAACAAGTATGTATATTACTTAGCTGATATTTTCCCCCTAAGTTAGCAACTGAAGCCTAACGACAACTCCTTTAATGCAGCACCGTCATATCAAAGCTAAGCATTTCAATCCTAATGACTCATTCAATGCTTTCCACAAATCAAGGATTTTCATTCCGTCATATCAAACAAAGTAAAGTACATCTCACAAATATAAAACTAAAAGTCACCTTAAATTCATCACTTTCACGTTGTCTTTTAAACTCTTTCCAATCATCCTCGTCAATGCCCACATACAGATCCCATAGTGGGTCATCCactacatttttttttcttttttttgacaaCGGGTCCTCCACTgcatctttctctttctcttcactTGTGAAGTATTCTCGTGTCAATCTTGTTTTGACTTCTTTCCACCTTTTGTTGCAATCCTTAAGTACTGCTTCTTTCTTATCATCATCACACATGaacattttctttttgttttaacTGATTTGTTAAGGAATtcattttaacaaaaaaaaaattgcatttGTTAGAATTAATTTACTTCTAGATTTAAATTATTTACCTTAACAGCAGTCCACAATTTTTCCTTAGTATCTTCTGCAACCTGACTCAAATCTGCAATGGTGATCTTTACCTTAGCACGTGCCATATACCTGGTGTAGGCTGTGTATCTATTCTTTAACTCTCCGATCGCACAATTATGCTCATTCCATTGTAGAGGAAATGGTCCATCATCTTTTTCAATGATATACTTGGCTGTTGAAGGCCCTCTGGTGGTCTTTTGACTTGACTTTTTTGGATTCTCATTGTTAGCAGGAGAGCCATTGTCATTTTCAGAAGCCATACCAACAAACCTGACCATTATAGAGATTGTTACAGAAGAAATATTAGCACATAGATATCAGTAGTATCTTTCACAAGAACGAGGTCACAAAATTCAGATCCTAAACCAAACATCTATTGAATCTGAAACAACAAACCAGAACATCAACTGTAACAAGCTCTAAATTGTAAATTGTAACAAGCTTTAAGTTTTTATTCCTAAATATTACAACTACCTTTCTCTCTTATTTCCTGTTCTTGCGTGAATCTGAAACAACAAACCAGAACATCAACTACACCAAATAAGGTTAGAAGTGCAAGACAAGGAGACAGCAGCAACCACATTGGCAGGAGGGAACGACCTCACTTAGTGGAAACGGCCTTATGGCTCACTAATACATTTTCTCTCTGTCAATTAGTTTTAATTGCTTTTGTCTCATATTTGAATTTTGTCTATaaaagagaaagggagagaagaagaaaaacaTCTTGGAAGTAATTGGTGGGAGAGTGAGACCTCTTGAAAGTCTCTAAATTGTAACAAGCTTTAAGTTTTTATTCCTAAATATTACAACTACCTCTCTCTTATTTCTTGTTCTTGCGTGAATCTGAAACAACAAACCAGAACAACCACTGCACCAAACAAAAACAACAGTGCAGCCTTACAACCTATCAAATCCCCTAGACACAACAGAAGACACCACTGCACCAGAACATCAACAGAAACAACAATGCAGCCTCACAACCTATCAATCCCCTACGAAACAATAAAACAGGAAATTTCTGGTAACTCAGAGCAGGGAATTATAATGGTAAAAACAGGATGTTTCACATATGCAGATATGAAAAAAGTAACATTCAAATTAAGTTTAAATAGAAATTTTAAACTAAGCTTCAATATTCAATCACACCAATCAAACAAATATTAGCTGGTAACTGATAAGTATCGCAAAAACAACTAGCATAGAACAGAAAAACAAGCAACTACTTAATATAAAAAAATCGGcaccaaaataaacaaaccAAAATTACAGCAGCCTTAGCCTTATCCCCTTCACCGACTTTCAGTTTTTTCAGTTATTTGTAGTCGAATCTGGGACAACCCATACACCTTCATTTTGATCACCTCGCAAATGATGATATGTTGAATCGTCTACTTGCACGGGTGTGTTTTGAAACATAGAAAAAACAGGGATTTCATCAACTTGGTCATACTCATCTTCATTTGGTACAAGATCAGCAACTCCAACACCATGCTTTTTTTCCTTGAATAACTACTGACTTTGAAGTGTCAGCCGGATCTATCATATAAAATACTTGCTTTGCTTGAGAGGCCATGATGAATGGCTTATCACAATGACCCGGTTTATTGAAATTCACGACCGTGTATCCCATGTCATCTATGTTCACACCTTTGCCTATATCCACCTAGTTGCACTTAAACACAGGCACCCTAAACTGAACGAAATCAAGTTCAAAGATATCCTCAATCATGCCATAATAGTTCATCTTTGCATGATGTGGATTATTATCCTTGGCACTAGAAAAATGTAAAGCTGATGCCACTAAAGAAACACCACTAAAGAAACATCACTAAAGAAACACCACTATTCTGCGTAGTACTACTAACATCCCTCCTCTTAGTGTTAAAACAATATCCATTTATATCATAACCTTCATAGGACACAACATTTGCATCTGGATCAAACGCTAACCATCTAATTTCTTCACTAACATCATTTGGTGTTTGTTTTAAATCACGATCCACTTTCTCTTGGAACCATCTGATGAAAGATCGATTGTGTTCGTCTCTCAAAAAATTTTCACCTCTGCCATAATATTCTTGCCTAATCAGATTCATACGGTCTGCCAAATATGGTTGCACCTCATCAACTTGTTGTAAGATGTAGAGGTAAGCTTGATCAACTATTTCACGACTTAAGTTTAGCACTTTATGACCAACTGTACCAATACCTTGTACTCTCTCTTATTGTGACGAGGCTTTGGAAGTCCTAGTGTTTCTAACTTTTCTAAATGCTCGATGCAATATCTAAGGACCTCATCAGTTAGATATCCCTCAACTATTCTGCCTTCTGGACGAGATCGATTCCTCACATAACCTTTCAAATCACCCATATTGCGCTCAAACGGATACATGTACCTTAAATACACCGGCCCACAAAGTTTGACCTCTCTCACTAAATGAACAACCAAATGCACCATGATGTCGAAAAGGGAGGGCGGAAAATACATCTCAAGTTGACACAATGTGACAATGAGTTGTGATTGCAAAGAGTCTAATTTACCATGATCAAGTACCCGCGAACATATAGCtttgaaaaacaaacaaagtcTGATTATAGCTTGTCGTACTTGTTTGGGTAAAATCAACCTAATTGCAATCGGCAATATCTCTTGCATTAAAGTatgacaatcatgagacttcaATCCAACTAATTTCAAATCTTTCAATGACATGAGGTTTCGAATGTTCGACGAATATCCAGATGGAACTTTCACATTATGTAAGGACTCGCAT
This genomic stretch from Spinacia oleracea cultivar Varoflay chromosome 3, BTI_SOV_V1, whole genome shotgun sequence harbors:
- the LOC130469409 gene encoding uncharacterized protein, with the translated sequence MASENDNGSPANNENPKKSSQKTTRGPSTAKYIIEKDDGPFPLQWNEHNCAIGELKNRYTAYTRYMARAKVKITIADLSQVAEDTKEKLWTAVKKMFMCDDDKKEAVLKDCNKRWKEVKTRLTREYFTSEEKEKDAVEDPLSKKRKKNVVDDPLWDLYVGIDEDDWKEFKRQRESDEFKVTFSFIFVRCTLLCLI